A stretch of the Notamacropus eugenii isolate mMacEug1 chromosome 2, mMacEug1.pri_v2, whole genome shotgun sequence genome encodes the following:
- the SIKE1 gene encoding suppressor of IKBKE 1 isoform X1, giving the protein MSCTIEKILTDAKTLLERLREHDAAAESLVDQSAALHRRVAAMREAGAALPDQYQEDAADLKDASRYKPHILLSQENTQIRDLQQENRELWISLEEHQDALELIMSKYRKQMLQLMIAKKAVDAEPVLKAHQSHSLEIESQIDRICEMGEVMRKAVQVDDDQFCKIQEKLAQLELENKELRKLLSISSESLQVRKEDSMESASQVTK; this is encoded by the exons ATGAGCTGCACGATCGAGAAGATCCTGACGGACGCCAAGACGCTTCTGGAGCGGCTGCGGGAGCACGACGCGGCCGCCGAGTCCCTGGTGGATCAGTCGGCCGCCCTGCACCGGCGGGTGGCTGCGATGAGGGAGGCGGGCGCCGCGCTGCCGGACCAG TACCAGGAGGATGCCGCGGACCTGAAGGACGCGTCCAGATACAAGCCTCACATCCTGCTGTCCCAGGAGAACACGCAGATCCGAGACCTGCAGCAGGAGAACCGAG AGTTGTGGATTTCCTTGGAGGAACACCAGGATGCTTTGGAACTCATCATGAGCAAGTACAGAAAACAGATGCTACAATTAATGATTGCTAAAAAAGCAGTGGATGCTGAACCTGTCTTGAAAGCCCACCAGTCTCATTCTTTA GAAATTGAAAGTCAGATTGATagaatctgtgaaatgggagaaGTGATGAGGAAAGCTGTTCAGGTGGATGACGACCAGTTTTGCAAGATTCAGGAAAAACTAGCCCAACTGGAG CTTGAAAACAAGGAGCTTCGGAAACTGTTGTCCATCAGTAGTGAGTCTCTCCAGGTGAGGAAGGAAGACTCAATGGAGAGTGCTTCCCAAGTCACCAAATAA
- the SIKE1 gene encoding suppressor of IKBKE 1 isoform X3, with protein sequence MSCTIEKILTDAKTLLERLREHDAAAESLVDQSAALHRRVAAMREAGAALPDQYQEDAADLKDASRYKPHILLSQENTQIRDLQQENRELWISLEEHQDALELIMSKYRKQMLQLMIAKKAVDAEPVLKAHQSHSLEIESQIDRICEMGEVMRKAVQVDDDQFCKIQEKLAQLEGQGWGLDL encoded by the exons ATGAGCTGCACGATCGAGAAGATCCTGACGGACGCCAAGACGCTTCTGGAGCGGCTGCGGGAGCACGACGCGGCCGCCGAGTCCCTGGTGGATCAGTCGGCCGCCCTGCACCGGCGGGTGGCTGCGATGAGGGAGGCGGGCGCCGCGCTGCCGGACCAG TACCAGGAGGATGCCGCGGACCTGAAGGACGCGTCCAGATACAAGCCTCACATCCTGCTGTCCCAGGAGAACACGCAGATCCGAGACCTGCAGCAGGAGAACCGAG AGTTGTGGATTTCCTTGGAGGAACACCAGGATGCTTTGGAACTCATCATGAGCAAGTACAGAAAACAGATGCTACAATTAATGATTGCTAAAAAAGCAGTGGATGCTGAACCTGTCTTGAAAGCCCACCAGTCTCATTCTTTA GAAATTGAAAGTCAGATTGATagaatctgtgaaatgggagaaGTGATGAGGAAAGCTGTTCAGGTGGATGACGACCAGTTTTGCAAGATTCAGGAAAAACTAGCCCAACTGGAG gGACAGGGATGGGGACTGGACCTATga
- the SIKE1 gene encoding suppressor of IKBKE 1 isoform X2: MSCTIEKILTDAKTLLERLREHDAAAESLVDQSAALHRRVAAMREAGAALPDQYQEDAADLKDASRYKPHILLSQENTQIRDLQQENRELWISLEEHQDALELIMSKYRKQMLQLMIAKKAVDAEPVLKAHQSHSLEIESQIDRICEMGEVMRKAVQVDDDQFCKIQEKLAQLEVSLDLCLHF, translated from the exons ATGAGCTGCACGATCGAGAAGATCCTGACGGACGCCAAGACGCTTCTGGAGCGGCTGCGGGAGCACGACGCGGCCGCCGAGTCCCTGGTGGATCAGTCGGCCGCCCTGCACCGGCGGGTGGCTGCGATGAGGGAGGCGGGCGCCGCGCTGCCGGACCAG TACCAGGAGGATGCCGCGGACCTGAAGGACGCGTCCAGATACAAGCCTCACATCCTGCTGTCCCAGGAGAACACGCAGATCCGAGACCTGCAGCAGGAGAACCGAG AGTTGTGGATTTCCTTGGAGGAACACCAGGATGCTTTGGAACTCATCATGAGCAAGTACAGAAAACAGATGCTACAATTAATGATTGCTAAAAAAGCAGTGGATGCTGAACCTGTCTTGAAAGCCCACCAGTCTCATTCTTTA GAAATTGAAAGTCAGATTGATagaatctgtgaaatgggagaaGTGATGAGGAAAGCTGTTCAGGTGGATGACGACCAGTTTTGCAAGATTCAGGAAAAACTAGCCCAACTGGAG gtttctcttgaCTTGTGTTTGCATTTTTAA